The following are encoded together in the Bubalus kerabau isolate K-KA32 ecotype Philippines breed swamp buffalo chromosome 3, PCC_UOA_SB_1v2, whole genome shotgun sequence genome:
- the LOC129647210 gene encoding beta-defensin 110-like — MKIHLFFFILLFGVTILPARKRFPHYGSVDMRRECAKGNGRCKTECHISEVRIAYCIRPGSLCCLQKYR; from the exons ATGAAgattcatctctttttctttattctactCTTTGGGGTCACAATTCTACCAG CAAGAAAAAGATTTCCACACTATGGTAGCGTGGATATGAGGAGAGAGTGCGCAAAAGGTAACGGTCGATGTAAAACTGAGTGCCACATATCTGAAGTTAGGATTGCTTACTGCATAAGACCTGGATCTCTTTGCTGCTTGCAGAAGTACAgatga